A single region of the Pontibacter kalidii genome encodes:
- a CDS encoding YjjG family noncanonical pyrimidine nucleotidase, translating to MKTYTHILFDLDHTLWDFEKNSEETLYTLYEQFELAKHGKFTCDSFYRKYKFVNTRLWDLYNRGRISQQELRRSRFVKTLTGLGLAEHEVPEGISEAYIALCPTKTAVFPYTYDVLQYLQPKYGLHIITNGFKEVQQVKMSAAMLHDYFGEVVTSECCGYKKPDQRMFHHLLDRVNVRPEECLMVGDNYECDIEGARSAGIDQVYFNPEKSKARKRPKPTYEISCLSELKRIL from the coding sequence ATGAAGACCTACACACACATCCTCTTTGACCTGGACCATACTTTGTGGGATTTTGAGAAGAACTCAGAGGAGACCCTTTATACTTTATATGAGCAGTTTGAGCTGGCAAAGCACGGCAAGTTTACGTGCGACTCGTTCTACCGCAAGTATAAATTCGTGAATACCCGCCTCTGGGACCTCTATAACAGAGGCAGGATCTCGCAGCAGGAGCTGCGCCGGAGCCGCTTTGTGAAAACCCTGACCGGCCTGGGACTGGCCGAGCACGAGGTGCCCGAGGGTATCTCGGAGGCGTACATTGCGCTTTGCCCCACCAAAACGGCGGTGTTCCCCTATACCTACGACGTGCTGCAATACCTGCAGCCAAAGTATGGGCTCCACATCATCACCAACGGCTTCAAGGAGGTGCAGCAGGTAAAAATGAGCGCGGCTATGCTCCACGATTACTTCGGGGAGGTGGTTACCTCGGAGTGCTGCGGGTACAAAAAGCCGGACCAGCGCATGTTCCACCACCTGCTGGACCGGGTGAACGTGCGCCCCGAGGAGTGCCTGATGGTCGGCGACAACTACGAGTGCGACATTGAGGGCGCCCGCAGCGCCGGCATAGACCAGGTATACTTTAACCCCGAGAAGAGCAAGGCCCGCAAAAGGCCCAAGCCAACGTATGAGATCAGCTGCCTGAGCGAGCTGAAACGGATTCTATAA
- a CDS encoding M1 family metallopeptidase, producing the protein MRNLIAGLALVGLVAGPMAALAQDTKFAQLGQELPTPNAYRTASGAPGHQYWQQRADYNIKVELDDANQSITGTETITYTNNSPDVLSYLWVQLDQNIFEPNSMSNLTQTAELKKDMSLRAVEYMTREKFDGGFKISKVADRGGKALSYTINNTMMRIDLPTPLKPKQSITFSIDWKNNINNQKTLGGRSGYEYFPEDDNYLYEMAQWFPRMAVYDDVNGWQHKQFLGSGEFALPFGDYKVSITVPADHVVAATGELQNASQVLSSTHQKRWAEAAKSNKPVVIVTQEEAEKAEKTKAKNKKTWVYSADNVRDFAWASSRKFIWDAMNVKVGGKNVLAMSYYPKEGNPLWGQYSTEAVAHTLEVYSRHTIDYPYPVAISVHGPVGGMEYPMISFNGYRPEPDGTYTDRLKYGLISVIIHEVGHNFFPMIINSDERQWTWMDEGLNTFMQYLAEQEWERTYPSRRGEPQDIVEYMKSAKNTQVPIMTNSESVLQFGNNAYGKPATALNVLRETVMGRELFDYAFKEYAKRWAFKHPMPADFFRTMEDASGVDLDWFWRGWFYTTDHTDIALADVKWYTIDSQDPAFVNAQLREQQNKAPKTLSQQRNLTDIKKTRVELRPELNDFYNTYDPLATTAADEQAYRQFLGQLTPEQKEKLNSGLNFYEVSFENLGGLVMPLIVRMAYEDGSEEVVNIPAEIWRYNNDQITKVFITEKPVVSFELDPYLQTADTDLSNNAFPRKVSPSRFELFKQQNTRLNPMQRERTPSSSSSSQSGSGQ; encoded by the coding sequence ATGAGAAACCTTATAGCAGGCCTGGCCCTTGTTGGCTTAGTGGCAGGCCCGATGGCGGCACTGGCACAGGACACCAAGTTTGCCCAGCTGGGGCAGGAACTGCCAACGCCTAACGCCTACCGTACGGCCTCGGGCGCCCCGGGCCATCAATACTGGCAGCAGCGTGCCGATTACAACATCAAAGTTGAGCTGGATGACGCGAACCAGTCCATTACCGGCACCGAGACCATCACTTACACCAACAACTCGCCGGACGTGCTTTCTTACCTGTGGGTGCAACTGGACCAGAACATCTTTGAGCCTAACTCGATGAGCAACCTGACGCAGACGGCGGAGCTGAAGAAGGACATGTCGCTGCGCGCTGTGGAGTACATGACGCGCGAGAAGTTCGACGGCGGCTTTAAGATCAGCAAAGTGGCAGACCGTGGCGGCAAAGCGCTCTCCTATACCATCAACAACACCATGATGCGGATCGACCTGCCCACGCCGCTGAAGCCGAAGCAGAGCATTACTTTCAGCATCGATTGGAAAAACAACATCAACAACCAGAAAACATTGGGCGGCCGCTCGGGCTACGAGTATTTCCCGGAGGACGACAACTACCTCTACGAGATGGCCCAGTGGTTCCCGCGCATGGCCGTGTACGACGACGTGAACGGGTGGCAGCACAAGCAGTTTTTGGGCAGCGGCGAGTTTGCCTTGCCTTTCGGAGACTATAAAGTAAGCATCACCGTGCCTGCCGACCACGTGGTAGCCGCCACCGGCGAGCTGCAGAATGCCAGCCAGGTACTTTCCTCCACCCACCAGAAACGCTGGGCAGAAGCCGCCAAAAGCAACAAACCGGTGGTGATCGTGACGCAGGAGGAGGCCGAAAAAGCTGAGAAAACCAAGGCGAAGAACAAGAAAACCTGGGTATACTCCGCCGATAACGTGCGAGACTTTGCCTGGGCCAGCTCCCGTAAGTTTATCTGGGACGCCATGAACGTGAAAGTGGGTGGCAAGAACGTGCTCGCCATGTCCTACTACCCGAAGGAGGGCAACCCGCTATGGGGGCAGTACTCTACCGAGGCCGTGGCGCATACGCTGGAAGTATACTCCAGGCACACCATCGACTACCCTTACCCGGTGGCTATTTCGGTGCACGGCCCGGTGGGCGGCATGGAGTACCCGATGATCTCCTTTAACGGCTACCGCCCCGAGCCTGATGGCACCTACACCGACCGCCTGAAGTATGGTTTGATCTCGGTGATCATCCACGAGGTGGGCCATAACTTCTTCCCGATGATCATTAACTCGGATGAGCGCCAATGGACATGGATGGACGAAGGCCTGAACACCTTTATGCAGTACCTGGCTGAGCAGGAATGGGAGCGCACTTACCCATCGCGCCGTGGCGAACCGCAGGATATTGTGGAATACATGAAGAGCGCCAAGAATACACAGGTGCCGATCATGACCAACTCGGAGTCGGTGTTGCAGTTTGGCAACAACGCTTACGGCAAGCCGGCCACAGCCCTGAATGTTTTACGTGAAACAGTGATGGGCCGCGAGCTCTTCGACTATGCCTTTAAGGAATACGCTAAGCGCTGGGCCTTTAAGCACCCGATGCCTGCCGATTTCTTTAGAACGATGGAAGATGCCTCCGGCGTGGACCTGGACTGGTTCTGGAGAGGCTGGTTCTACACCACCGACCACACCGACATTGCCCTAGCGGACGTGAAATGGTATACGATCGACTCGCAGGATCCGGCTTTTGTAAACGCACAGCTGCGCGAGCAGCAGAACAAAGCGCCTAAAACCCTGTCGCAGCAGCGCAACCTGACCGATATCAAGAAAACACGTGTAGAACTGCGCCCTGAGCTGAATGACTTCTACAACACTTATGACCCGCTGGCTACCACTGCCGCCGACGAGCAGGCCTACCGCCAGTTCCTGGGCCAGCTGACGCCAGAGCAGAAGGAGAAGCTGAACTCCGGCCTGAACTTCTACGAGGTGAGCTTCGAGAACCTGGGTGGCCTGGTCATGCCGCTGATCGTGCGCATGGCGTATGAGGATGGTTCTGAGGAAGTGGTGAACATCCCGGCGGAGATCTGGCGCTACAACAACGACCAGATCACAAAGGTATTCATTACCGAGAAGCCGGTGGTAAGCTTTGAGCTGGATCCCTACCTGCAGACAGCTGACACGGACCTGTCGAACAACGCCTTCCCGCGCAAAGTGTCTCCATCCCGCTTCGAACTGTTCAAGCAGCAGAACACCCGCCTGAACCCGATGCAACGTGAGCGCACCCCAAGCAGCAGCAGTAGCAGCCAAAGCGGCAGCGGTCAGTAA
- a CDS encoding REP-associated tyrosine transposase, with protein MSRNYKFRDQSKLYFVSFAVVNWMDVFVRREYKDVVTESLQYCIKHKGLEVYAWCLMSSHVHLIIGSNKEPIEGIMRDMKRHTAKAILQLIEEHNQESRKERMLWMFRRAGRLNPNIETFQFWQHHNHPIELSTNQMMQQRLDYLHQNPVEAGFVEEPWEYLYSSARDYAGKKGLVDVILIE; from the coding sequence ATGAGCCGCAACTATAAATTCCGGGACCAGTCGAAGTTATACTTTGTGTCGTTTGCTGTCGTGAACTGGATGGATGTGTTTGTACGGCGGGAGTATAAAGATGTGGTAACAGAAAGCCTGCAGTACTGCATCAAACACAAAGGGCTGGAAGTATATGCCTGGTGCCTGATGAGCAGCCATGTGCATTTAATTATAGGCAGCAACAAAGAACCCATCGAAGGTATAATGCGGGATATGAAACGGCACACAGCTAAGGCCATACTTCAGCTAATAGAAGAGCATAACCAGGAAAGCCGGAAGGAAAGGATGCTGTGGATGTTCCGGAGAGCTGGCAGGCTGAATCCAAACATTGAGACCTTTCAGTTTTGGCAGCACCATAACCACCCTATTGAATTATCCACCAACCAGATGATGCAGCAGCGCCTCGACTACCTGCACCAGAACCCTGTTGAGGCTGGTTTTGTGGAAGAACCCTGGGAGTACCTCTACAGCAGCGCAAGAGACTATGCTGGCAAAAAAGGCTTGGTTGATGTTATCTTGATAGAATGA
- a CDS encoding carboxypeptidase-like regulatory domain-containing protein translates to MIFPAILHVRFPNILKWLWLPLVLLLLAPDQAQAQSKQRVVQLSGFVATGDSLYGVAGAGVYVPGTNRGTYTNDYGYFSMPVLAGDSVLFAALGFKSQYLIIPENYERQSYSIIMQMQEDPTELPTVEVFPWPTERDFKEAVANVRLPDRGNAIITRDLDPRRLEELARITPMSDAQNYRFWQNQQIQHQQNRIMAPTVNMLAIPELLRGLINGNK, encoded by the coding sequence ATGATCTTTCCCGCCATACTTCATGTCCGCTTTCCTAACATACTGAAGTGGTTGTGGCTCCCGCTGGTTTTGCTGCTGCTGGCACCCGACCAGGCGCAGGCGCAAAGTAAGCAGCGCGTGGTGCAGCTGTCGGGCTTTGTGGCCACCGGCGACAGCCTGTATGGCGTGGCAGGGGCAGGCGTTTACGTGCCGGGCACCAACCGCGGCACCTATACCAACGATTACGGCTATTTCTCGATGCCGGTGCTGGCTGGCGACAGCGTGCTTTTCGCTGCGCTGGGCTTTAAGTCGCAGTACCTCATCATCCCTGAGAACTACGAGCGCCAGAGCTACTCGATTATCATGCAGATGCAGGAGGACCCAACCGAACTGCCCACAGTGGAGGTATTCCCGTGGCCAACCGAGCGTGATTTTAAGGAGGCCGTGGCCAACGTACGGCTACCCGACAGGGGCAATGCCATCATTACCCGCGACCTGGACCCGCGTCGTCTGGAAGAGCTGGCCCGCATCACCCCGATGAGCGACGCGCAGAACTACCGTTTCTGGCAAAACCAGCAAATACAGCACCAGCAAAACCGTATTATGGCCCCTACGGTGAATATGCTGGCTATCCCGGAGCTGCTCCGCGGCCTTATTAACGGCAATAAGTAA
- a CDS encoding NAD(P)/FAD-dependent oxidoreductase: protein MLEPEQLSLNIPDSTKPRVVIIGGGFGGINLAKKLPNKDFQVVMFDRQNYHGFWPLLYQVATAGLEPDSIAEPLRKMFGSDKYPDFHFRLVKVTGVDPTARVVSTVIGDISYDYLVIATGTKPNYFGNDQIKKFSFPLKQVPEALNLRSQILQCFEQANMTRDAEMRQALMNFVIVGAGPTGVELAGSLAEMRSHVLPTDYPGLDFGKMNIILVEGMDRVLPPMSAEASEKTYKYLKELGVDMRLGTLVSSYDGDVATLKNGEQIKTNTLIWAAGVAGALVDGLPETSVERGRILVNEYSQVLGFDNVFAIGDIAFMKTPEFPKGHPGVAQPAIQQGKLLGKNLPRLLRGEALEPFKYKDKGSLAIIGRNRAVADLPGNLHFGGFFAWIVWLFVHVMALVGFRNKLVVLSNWAYRFFTYENGTRLIIRPFVRRGDRVRRKFIDKYEAD, encoded by the coding sequence ATGCTTGAACCGGAACAACTCTCCCTTAACATCCCTGACTCTACCAAGCCCCGCGTCGTTATTATTGGAGGAGGCTTCGGGGGTATTAACCTTGCCAAAAAGCTACCCAACAAGGACTTCCAGGTGGTGATGTTTGACAGGCAGAACTACCATGGTTTCTGGCCGCTCCTCTACCAGGTGGCCACTGCCGGTCTGGAGCCCGACTCCATCGCCGAGCCGCTACGCAAGATGTTCGGCTCGGATAAGTATCCGGACTTCCATTTCAGGTTGGTGAAGGTTACGGGCGTTGACCCAACAGCCAGGGTTGTTTCCACAGTGATCGGGGATATCTCCTACGATTACCTGGTAATTGCTACGGGCACCAAACCGAACTACTTCGGCAACGACCAGATCAAGAAGTTCTCCTTCCCGCTCAAGCAGGTGCCAGAGGCCCTAAACCTGCGCAGCCAGATACTGCAGTGCTTTGAGCAGGCTAACATGACCAGAGATGCCGAAATGCGGCAGGCGCTCATGAACTTCGTGATTGTGGGGGCTGGCCCGACGGGGGTGGAGCTGGCGGGCTCGCTCGCCGAGATGCGGAGCCACGTGCTGCCCACCGACTACCCCGGCCTTGACTTCGGCAAGATGAACATCATCCTGGTAGAAGGCATGGACCGTGTGCTGCCGCCCATGTCGGCGGAAGCAAGCGAGAAAACCTACAAATACCTCAAGGAGTTGGGCGTGGACATGCGCCTGGGCACCCTGGTCAGCTCCTACGACGGCGATGTGGCGACGCTAAAGAACGGGGAGCAGATCAAAACGAATACGCTTATCTGGGCAGCCGGTGTGGCCGGGGCCCTGGTGGATGGTCTGCCGGAGACATCGGTAGAGCGGGGGCGCATCCTTGTGAACGAGTACAGCCAGGTGCTGGGCTTCGATAATGTCTTCGCCATTGGCGACATTGCTTTTATGAAGACGCCTGAGTTCCCGAAGGGGCACCCCGGCGTGGCGCAGCCGGCCATTCAGCAAGGCAAGCTGCTGGGCAAGAACCTGCCGCGCCTGTTGCGCGGGGAGGCGCTGGAGCCTTTCAAGTATAAAGACAAGGGCTCCCTGGCGATCATTGGTCGTAACCGTGCCGTGGCTGATTTGCCGGGCAACCTGCACTTTGGAGGCTTTTTTGCCTGGATTGTCTGGCTGTTCGTGCACGTAATGGCGCTGGTGGGTTTCCGGAACAAGCTGGTGGTGCTTAGCAACTGGGCCTATAGGTTCTTTACCTACGAAAACGGCACCCGCCTGATCATTCGTCCGTTCGTGCGACGCGGCGATAGGGTCCGGCGCAAGTTCATTGATAAGTATGAGGCAGATTGA
- a CDS encoding SpoIIAA family protein, which yields MLEILPETKDDMLAVRVSGELTNEDFDLYRDLIRDRMKQYGAARLYYEMVNLNWVKPGAALENALFDLVHGRAYDRVAMVGEKVWQKWAANLISPVKKKGVRYYELHEREKAMQWVLTGEE from the coding sequence ATGCTGGAGATCCTGCCCGAAACAAAAGACGATATGCTGGCCGTGCGGGTGAGCGGTGAGCTGACGAACGAGGATTTTGATCTGTACCGCGACCTGATCCGGGATCGGATGAAGCAATATGGCGCCGCCCGTTTATACTACGAGATGGTGAACCTGAACTGGGTGAAGCCTGGCGCAGCGCTCGAAAATGCCCTGTTCGACCTGGTGCATGGCCGTGCGTACGATCGCGTGGCGATGGTGGGCGAGAAAGTATGGCAGAAGTGGGCGGCCAACCTTATCAGCCCGGTAAAGAAGAAAGGCGTGCGCTATTACGAGCTGCATGAGCGCGAGAAGGCCATGCAGTGGGTGCTGACAGGGGAGGAATAG
- a CDS encoding ArsR/SmtB family transcription factor, with product MRLKHFSLAFGQQILKALADESRLRILHLILRNREMCTSDLEQVLDFTQTKTSRHLAYLRNAGLVAPRKLDQWVYYGVKEEAADFVNQIFTYMERDTALQKDLEVYHILYSNRELAVTKLQNRRWIPS from the coding sequence ATGAGACTAAAACACTTCAGCCTGGCCTTCGGGCAGCAGATCCTAAAGGCACTTGCCGACGAGTCCAGGCTCCGCATCCTGCACCTGATTCTGCGCAACCGCGAGATGTGCACCTCCGACCTGGAACAGGTGCTGGACTTTACGCAGACCAAGACCTCGCGCCACCTGGCTTACCTGCGCAATGCCGGGCTGGTAGCCCCCCGCAAGCTGGACCAATGGGTGTATTATGGTGTTAAGGAGGAGGCTGCCGACTTCGTGAACCAGATTTTCACCTACATGGAGCGCGACACGGCCCTGCAGAAAGACCTGGAAGTATACCATATTTTATACTCTAACCGCGAGCTGGCCGTTACAAAGCTGCAGAACCGCCGCTGGATACCTTCTTAA
- a CDS encoding HupE/UreJ family protein translates to MSSVFSTYIELGFNHIFDFKAYDHMLFLLALSAIYTLQDWKKVLALVTSFTIGHSVTLALATLNIIRFDAALIEFLIPATILFTCIINFFKLKGAASKQGTVLSLHNLMAVIFGLIHGMGFSNFLRQMLGRNGNIWQQLLAFNIGIELGQLLIVGVLLLAGFLIMTVFRAKKRDWIMVLSSAAAGISLILMMETNIF, encoded by the coding sequence GTGTCATCTGTCTTTTCTACTTATATTGAGCTAGGCTTTAACCACATCTTTGATTTTAAAGCCTATGACCACATGCTGTTTTTGCTGGCTCTGAGCGCCATTTACACGCTGCAGGACTGGAAAAAAGTGCTTGCCCTGGTTACCAGCTTTACCATTGGCCACAGCGTTACGCTGGCACTGGCCACCCTGAACATCATCAGGTTCGACGCGGCCCTGATCGAGTTCCTGATTCCGGCCACCATTCTTTTCACCTGCATCATCAACTTCTTCAAGCTGAAAGGCGCAGCCTCCAAGCAGGGCACCGTCCTGTCGCTGCACAACCTGATGGCTGTTATATTTGGCCTGATCCATGGCATGGGTTTCTCCAACTTCCTGCGCCAAATGCTGGGACGCAACGGCAACATCTGGCAGCAGCTGCTGGCCTTTAACATCGGCATAGAGCTGGGGCAGTTGCTGATCGTGGGGGTACTTCTGCTGGCGGGCTTCCTGATCATGACGGTGTTCCGGGCCAAGAAGCGCGACTGGATCATGGTGCTTTCAAGCGCCGCAGCCGGTATTTCGCTCATCCTGATGATGGAAACGAACATATTCTAA
- a CDS encoding alpha/beta hydrolase, which produces MQNKVYTFLLLLALSILSAEAAKVDTLVIQSPSMQKTLKAGVVTPDGHQKKKNGPYPVLYLLHGYSGNFSNWLKSTPQKDLLQQMADKYQLIIVTPDGGFSSWYYDSPVDKASQYETFITQELRQEVESKYKTISDRSGRFISGLSMGGHGALYLSSRHPDIYTAAGSMSGALNINSIAHENLLKSIEAVLGPKPENQELFRQSSVVHMVPQLKASGVKFMIDCGVDDFLIEDNRELHRRLVYEKVPHEYIERPGAHTWAYWGEALEYHLLFFQKVRAEALAQ; this is translated from the coding sequence ATGCAAAACAAAGTTTATACTTTCCTCCTGCTCCTCGCCCTTTCCATACTTTCGGCCGAGGCTGCCAAAGTAGATACGCTGGTGATCCAGAGCCCCTCGATGCAGAAAACGCTGAAAGCAGGCGTGGTAACCCCGGACGGCCATCAGAAGAAAAAGAACGGCCCTTACCCGGTTTTATACTTGCTGCACGGCTACAGCGGCAATTTCAGCAACTGGCTGAAGAGCACCCCTCAGAAAGACCTGCTGCAGCAGATGGCCGATAAGTACCAGCTCATCATCGTTACCCCGGATGGCGGCTTCAGCAGCTGGTACTACGACAGTCCGGTAGACAAGGCCAGCCAGTACGAGACGTTCATCACGCAGGAGCTCCGGCAGGAGGTGGAAAGCAAGTATAAAACCATCAGCGACAGGAGCGGCCGATTCATTTCCGGCCTGAGCATGGGCGGGCACGGCGCTTTATACTTATCGTCGCGCCACCCGGATATCTATACAGCGGCCGGAAGTATGAGCGGCGCCCTGAATATAAACAGCATAGCACATGAAAACCTGCTCAAAAGTATAGAAGCGGTGCTGGGGCCAAAACCAGAGAACCAGGAGCTGTTTCGCCAGAGCTCCGTGGTGCACATGGTGCCGCAGCTAAAGGCCAGTGGCGTTAAGTTTATGATCGATTGCGGCGTGGATGACTTCCTGATAGAGGATAACCGCGAGCTGCACCGCCGCCTGGTGTACGAGAAGGTGCCCCACGAATACATCGAGCGCCCGGGCGCCCACACCTGGGCTTACTGGGGCGAGGCACTGGAGTATCACTTGCTGTTCTTCCAGAAAGTTCGGGCGGAGGCGCTGGCGCAGTAA
- a CDS encoding lactonase family protein: MKTTKLYVGTYAKPDAESIHLYSLNPETGELTHESGFKAGENPSYLTLDDAGKYLYAVNETQEFEGKKSGAVSAFEVGEDGKELKLLNQMPSEGGAPCYISIADNTVLVANYSGGNVAALPLQDNGQLGQPSAVQHKGSGPNQERQKGPHAHYIAPSPDGKYVYAVDLGADKVFAYKVEDGKLVQHSPAVAYTSEPGAGPRHMAFHPSGKYAYLVHELNSMVTVMKYDAGKGTFSEEQTLTTLPAEFKGDSFPAAIKVSADGKSLYASNRGHNSIAVFALEEGGSKLTPVQHMSTGGDWPRDFAIDPSGNILLVANERSNSITSFKIDKATGKLAATGHEGQVQKPVNIVFRD, translated from the coding sequence ATGAAAACGACTAAGCTATACGTGGGCACCTATGCCAAACCCGATGCGGAAAGTATACACCTGTACAGCCTGAACCCCGAAACCGGCGAGCTGACGCACGAGAGCGGGTTTAAGGCCGGAGAGAACCCTTCGTACCTGACGCTGGATGACGCTGGCAAATATCTGTACGCGGTGAACGAGACGCAGGAGTTCGAGGGGAAAAAGAGCGGCGCTGTGAGTGCCTTTGAGGTTGGAGAGGACGGGAAAGAGCTGAAACTGCTGAACCAGATGCCCTCAGAGGGAGGCGCGCCGTGCTATATCTCTATAGCTGATAACACGGTGCTGGTGGCCAACTACAGTGGCGGCAACGTGGCAGCGCTGCCACTGCAGGATAACGGGCAGCTCGGCCAGCCAAGCGCGGTGCAGCACAAGGGCTCCGGCCCAAACCAGGAGCGGCAGAAGGGGCCTCATGCCCATTATATTGCGCCCTCGCCAGATGGCAAGTATGTCTATGCTGTGGACCTGGGGGCAGATAAAGTGTTTGCTTACAAAGTAGAGGACGGAAAGCTGGTGCAGCACTCACCAGCGGTAGCTTATACTTCAGAGCCGGGGGCAGGGCCACGCCACATGGCTTTCCACCCCAGCGGCAAGTATGCCTACCTGGTGCACGAACTCAACTCCATGGTAACAGTAATGAAGTATGACGCTGGCAAAGGAACGTTCTCGGAAGAACAAACGCTGACAACGCTTCCTGCTGAATTTAAAGGCGATAGTTTCCCCGCAGCCATTAAGGTATCGGCTGATGGCAAGTCCCTGTATGCCTCTAACCGGGGCCATAACAGTATAGCCGTGTTTGCGCTTGAGGAAGGCGGGAGCAAATTAACACCGGTGCAGCACATGAGCACCGGCGGCGATTGGCCCCGCGATTTCGCCATCGACCCCTCCGGAAACATACTTTTGGTAGCCAACGAACGCTCCAACAGCATCACCTCTTTTAAAATAGACAAAGCCACCGGCAAACTCGCGGCTACCGGCCATGAGGGGCAGGTGCAGAAGCCGGTAAATATCGTGTTCAGGGACTAG